A stretch of the Saprospiraceae bacterium genome encodes the following:
- a CDS encoding cytochrome c maturation protein CcmE translates to MKKSFLFTLSLIAVAIVLLISVSKDFSTYASFNKAAKSGDQVKLVGTLAKDQEIYYQPEKDANYFSFYLTDKDGVTKKVILNAPKPQDFELSEQVVLTGSMKDDVFIAKSMLLKCPSKYKDEEIYIKSTTAL, encoded by the coding sequence ATGAAAAAATCATTTCTATTCACATTGAGCCTGATTGCAGTAGCTATCGTGTTATTGATCTCCGTTTCCAAAGATTTTTCCACTTACGCAAGCTTTAATAAAGCAGCAAAAAGTGGAGATCAGGTCAAACTGGTAGGCACCCTGGCAAAAGACCAGGAGATTTATTACCAGCCTGAGAAGGATGCAAATTATTTTAGCTTTTACCTTACAGATAAAGATGGCGTGACTAAAAAAGTAATCCTCAATGCACCCAAACCACAGGATTTTGAATTATCTGAACAAGTTGTGTTAACCGGTAGCATGAAAGACGATGTTTTTATCGCAAAATCCATGCTGCTTAAATGTCCTTCAAAATATAAAGACGAAGAAATTTATATTAAGTCCACTACAGCCCTATGA
- a CDS encoding ATP-binding cassette domain-containing protein, with protein sequence MIFFYITTRLLHLSSQSACTFAVYNAMPKHIIQAINLTISYPQKDLITGLNWTVDEQEWIEFSGPNGAGKTSLLNAFYGMPMKLSGQLNVLDFSLNPLSKEDLASLRRKIGYARQNLQLIPEKTVRANLVMALHAADRVQDFDFDGQVQWILEALGMSEKIKTPLVMLSQGEQHVVAIARALIHKPKLLLLDQSLDYLDDTSRKTVIQLIQNARESDRLTILSSALKTWSDEITNCKSIKIESGNLILLN encoded by the coding sequence ATGATATTCTTCTACATAACAACCAGATTATTGCATCTTAGTTCGCAATCGGCTTGTACTTTTGCGGTTTATAACGCCATGCCAAAACACATCATCCAAGCCATTAATCTTACTATTTCCTACCCGCAAAAGGATTTAATTACTGGATTAAACTGGACAGTCGACGAACAAGAATGGATAGAGTTTTCGGGCCCAAATGGAGCTGGTAAAACTTCGCTATTGAATGCATTTTATGGAATGCCAATGAAATTAAGCGGGCAGCTCAACGTGCTCGATTTTTCCTTGAATCCTTTAAGCAAAGAAGATCTTGCGTCTTTAAGGCGAAAAATTGGTTATGCACGTCAAAACCTTCAATTGATCCCGGAGAAAACGGTTCGAGCCAATTTGGTAATGGCTTTGCATGCAGCCGACCGGGTCCAGGATTTTGATTTTGATGGTCAGGTGCAATGGATCCTTGAAGCACTTGGAATGTCAGAAAAAATTAAAACTCCTTTGGTAATGCTTTCCCAAGGAGAGCAACATGTGGTTGCCATCGCAAGGGCTTTAATTCATAAACCTAAATTGTTATTATTGGATCAAAGTCTTGATTATCTGGATGATACAAGCAGAAAAACAGTCATACAGCTCATCCAAAACGCTCGCGAATCAGACCGGTTGACCATTCTATCCAGTGCCCTAAAAACCTGGTCTGATGAAATTACAAATTGTAAGTCTATTAAAATTGAAAGCGGAAATCTGATTTTGTTGAATTAA
- a CDS encoding T9SS type A sorting domain-containing protein, which translates to MQKFLVFGLLFCVSFTVKSQLQEGSTAPDFTVQDINGNSYSLYAMMGANKAACLDFSATWCGPCWSFHQSGVLESVYNNLSNETTVVFLESDWGTNTNCLYGPSGCVGGTQGNWVSGTPYPIADLSLNNGPGVNSDYAIAYYPTLYVISPDKRAWLIKTRTYNEYVNWITKSFKMTASAVVTNSTCGDNGKVVTTVTNGFGTISYKWSNGATTKDLTNIPGGTYSVTITDLNGYYIEKGPYVVSGPSKRVDITNATLTNIKCFNEPTGSIALQVEYGTPPYTFNWSNGDRTDNPLNLKAGAYTVTVTDNASCTRVKTYTLTQPTDVTLSSVPGLETCDRSNGSISCKAAGGIPPYLFDLGLGNQGSNYFADLEGDQYYTVTVTDNNGCFETSRTFVGVTHKPTVNAGPDKNYDCLNDVISLDGSQSSQGANLITLWTTRDGKIVRGQESVTPDISKPGTYLLKITDASNSCLDVDSTLVLDKRVYPNVVLDRDTSLNCVMKVYEAKGSSKDLQTKFSWKKVYDTLFYKEGSKILVSDTGSYIFIVKDTINLCISKDTIEIKVDQEKPIAAAQAEKDVSCINTEVIIDASQSSQGGNFIYQWQSANGNIKSGAQTLYPVVDKGGDYHLNVKNIKNLCESDASVKVYQQTEPTALFDQSIDGLKLQFNDQSNGLPTSWNWNFGDGTTSLIQNPEHLFANEGEFEVCLTVSNDCGQNIKCNKLLIGISATLSIASYELQHVSCFEGTDGSIKINIQGGVPPYRYLWNNAMQSKDLVQLQAGNYSVEVTDAQGTKVTKGFLIKEPQAITLKDLTIIPSAAGLNTGAIELKLEGGVPQYTYKWSNGQDTNPVQNLGVGVYSCNVTDANQCVKTFGPFEIKEVTANFENQLIKQFKVEPNPVSEAFRIHVSLAQSKPYQLRMVNSYGTQVWAKRQNNAKAIFELDANQFASGIYFINLSSEDIAQTIKLVIK; encoded by the coding sequence ATGCAAAAGTTCCTGGTTTTTGGTCTCTTGTTTTGTGTTTCGTTTACTGTAAAATCTCAATTGCAGGAAGGAAGCACGGCTCCTGATTTCACCGTTCAGGATATTAATGGAAATTCATATAGTTTGTATGCGATGATGGGTGCCAATAAAGCCGCATGCCTCGATTTTTCAGCGACCTGGTGCGGACCATGCTGGAGTTTTCATCAAAGCGGAGTACTGGAATCGGTTTACAATAATCTAAGTAATGAAACAACTGTGGTTTTCCTGGAATCGGATTGGGGAACCAATACCAACTGTTTATACGGTCCCAGTGGCTGTGTTGGCGGTACACAGGGAAATTGGGTAAGTGGTACACCTTATCCAATTGCGGATCTTTCATTAAATAATGGTCCTGGAGTAAATAGTGATTATGCTATTGCTTACTATCCAACCCTTTATGTGATTTCACCAGATAAACGGGCCTGGTTAATAAAAACCCGGACTTACAATGAATACGTAAATTGGATTACTAAAAGTTTTAAAATGACGGCAAGTGCAGTAGTAACAAACTCAACTTGCGGGGATAATGGAAAAGTGGTTACTACAGTTACGAATGGTTTTGGCACCATTTCGTATAAATGGAGCAATGGAGCAACTACTAAAGATTTAACGAATATTCCTGGAGGGACATACTCCGTTACAATTACAGATTTAAATGGATATTATATTGAGAAAGGACCTTACGTGGTAAGTGGGCCATCTAAAAGAGTCGATATCACCAATGCTACTTTAACAAACATTAAATGCTTTAACGAACCCACAGGAAGTATTGCACTCCAGGTCGAATATGGTACACCACCGTATACCTTTAATTGGTCGAATGGAGATCGCACCGACAATCCACTGAATCTTAAAGCCGGAGCTTATACGGTAACGGTTACGGATAATGCATCTTGCACCAGAGTAAAAACGTATACTTTGACCCAACCAACAGATGTTACCTTGAGTTCAGTTCCGGGATTAGAAACTTGCGATCGAAGCAATGGATCTATTTCGTGTAAAGCTGCGGGGGGAATTCCACCTTATTTGTTTGATTTAGGCTTAGGAAATCAAGGAAGTAATTACTTTGCAGATTTGGAAGGAGATCAATACTATACCGTTACAGTTACTGATAATAATGGTTGCTTTGAAACTTCCAGAACTTTCGTTGGAGTCACTCATAAACCAACCGTAAATGCAGGGCCCGATAAAAATTACGATTGTTTAAATGATGTCATTAGTCTTGATGGCTCTCAATCCAGTCAAGGTGCCAATTTAATTACTTTATGGACTACCCGCGATGGTAAAATTGTTAGAGGACAAGAAAGTGTTACTCCAGATATAAGTAAACCAGGAACGTATCTTTTAAAAATCACAGATGCTTCAAACAGTTGTTTGGATGTAGATTCAACCCTGGTTTTAGACAAACGGGTTTATCCGAATGTAGTATTGGATCGCGATACAAGCCTGAATTGTGTGATGAAGGTCTATGAAGCGAAAGGTAGTAGCAAAGATTTACAAACAAAATTCAGTTGGAAAAAAGTTTACGATACCTTGTTCTACAAGGAAGGTTCGAAGATCCTGGTAAGTGATACCGGAAGTTATATTTTTATAGTAAAAGATACAATTAATTTGTGCATTTCTAAAGACACTATTGAAATCAAAGTGGATCAGGAAAAACCGATTGCAGCAGCCCAAGCTGAAAAAGATGTTAGTTGTATAAATACAGAAGTCATTATCGATGCATCACAATCCTCACAGGGTGGAAATTTCATTTATCAATGGCAGTCAGCGAACGGAAATATAAAATCTGGAGCACAAACGTTGTATCCTGTCGTAGATAAAGGCGGTGATTATCACTTAAACGTAAAGAATATTAAAAATTTATGCGAAAGCGATGCATCGGTTAAAGTTTACCAGCAAACAGAACCAACAGCACTTTTTGATCAAAGTATCGATGGATTAAAATTACAATTCAACGATCAGTCGAATGGCTTGCCTACTTCCTGGAATTGGAATTTTGGAGATGGGACTACCAGCTTAATTCAAAATCCAGAGCATTTATTTGCCAACGAAGGTGAATTTGAAGTTTGTTTGACAGTGTCTAATGATTGCGGCCAGAATATTAAATGCAATAAATTATTAATAGGAATATCTGCTACGCTTAGTATCGCATCCTATGAACTTCAACATGTTAGTTGCTTTGAAGGAACTGATGGCAGTATTAAAATAAATATTCAGGGTGGGGTTCCTCCTTATCGTTATTTATGGAACAACGCCATGCAGTCTAAGGATTTAGTTCAGCTGCAAGCTGGAAATTATTCGGTAGAAGTGACTGATGCGCAAGGTACAAAAGTCACAAAAGGGTTTTTAATAAAGGAACCTCAGGCAATTACACTTAAAGATCTTACCATTATTCCAAGTGCAGCCGGACTTAATACAGGTGCGATTGAGTTAAAACTAGAAGGGGGTGTTCCGCAGTATACCTACAAGTGGTCAAATGGTCAAGATACAAATCCTGTGCAAAACTTAGGCGTTGGTGTATATTCTTGCAATGTTACAGATGCAAACCAGTGTGTTAAAACATTTGGGCCATTTGAAATTAAAGAGGTTACAGCAAATTTTGAGAATCAATTAATCAAGCAGTTTAAAGTTGAACCCAACCCGGTGTCAGAAGCATTTAGAATCCATGTTTCACTTGCACAATCAAAGCCTTATCAACTTCGGATGGTAAATAGCTATGGTACACAAGTTTGGGCAAAGCGTCAAAATAATGCGAAGGCAATTTTTGAATTAGATGCAAACCAATTTGCAAGTGGCATCTATTTTATTAATTTATCTTCAGAAGACATTGCACAAACGATAAAACTTGTAATCAAGTAG
- the ccsA gene encoding cytochrome c biogenesis protein CcsA: protein MKSIQYVGEHLWIHYTGHFLVCLAFFSALFAVTAFILNRNQFSESWKKVLRWLFLIHIICIFSIIGLIFFMMGQHYYAYNYVWAHVSDELPNRYILSAFWEGQEGSFLLWMFWNCILGLFFFNFKSRFDHSILSIILAVNVILTSMLLGIYIGESRIGSSPFALLRHIMDIPLFNNAEYTQLIKGNGLNPLLQNYWMIIHPPTLFLGFASTIIPFAYALSGIMQKDFSNWLKPVLPWALFSGFILGTGILMGGAWAYEALSFGGYWAWDPVENMSLVPWIVLVAGIHTNLVAKSTGFSVGATMSLYFLSFILVVYSSFLTRSGILGDSSAHAFTQMGLEWQLVIFCVIVSIIPLAYFISRYKLIPQKENEEQFHSREFWMFIGSLVLLFSALLISFTTSIPVYNKILDQFGKLLNISMESWHRSPPLEPIKHHNQYQLWIGVLVAVLSSVSIYLRYLGDRSLKLGKSFLIRISLCLVIACILSWISLYSFDKLHWSHLILLGAAWFAICSSALYLIHSIRFNPMQSALVCSHGGFGILLLGILFTGINKRIISTNEFAQRDLLENWSEDDISKHLTLIKNEKMFMNGYWVNYSSDTFINKSRIYELDFWKEDSLNNKIEQFKLHPEVQYDNKLTKVAAANPSTKHYLNRDVFSLIAQIPQTQTDVEAAKQAEDSLKYELYFCKLKDTIYTKNHFIILDSILNDFSAKDFEFKSGDQKLQFQLKIKNLEDKESKIASPGILFRQNLVYKFPFQLDAYRVRIQIPDTVYDLVNPRWEDIKFEKLSLKKGQQATIGDGKYLKLNTISRDIDPEIYVPKEDEIAVAAEIEFHDGMKQVLLKPIYLIKGNQIVSMPVSAIHPGITLRFSKINPQTEEMGFEYSIHPNLNTMKLPLMIAENAARNDFIVIQVIEFPWINLVWFGSILMLSGMLLASYTKRKNKRDAL from the coding sequence ATGAAGTCCATCCAATATGTTGGTGAACATTTATGGATTCATTATACAGGCCATTTTTTAGTTTGCCTTGCCTTTTTCTCTGCCCTCTTTGCAGTCACTGCATTTATTCTTAATCGAAATCAATTTTCTGAAAGTTGGAAGAAGGTATTGCGTTGGCTTTTTTTAATACACATCATTTGTATTTTTTCGATTATCGGGCTCATCTTTTTTATGATGGGACAACATTATTACGCATACAATTATGTGTGGGCCCACGTTTCCGATGAACTTCCGAATCGTTATATTTTATCAGCTTTTTGGGAAGGACAGGAAGGGAGTTTTTTATTGTGGATGTTTTGGAATTGCATTTTGGGTTTGTTCTTTTTTAATTTTAAATCCCGTTTTGATCACAGCATCTTATCAATCATCCTGGCTGTCAATGTGATTTTAACCAGCATGCTGTTAGGCATTTACATTGGCGAAAGCCGAATCGGCAGCAGTCCCTTTGCACTGCTCAGGCATATCATGGATATCCCACTTTTCAACAATGCCGAATATACCCAACTCATAAAAGGCAATGGCTTAAATCCGTTGCTTCAAAATTATTGGATGATCATTCATCCTCCTACTTTGTTTCTTGGGTTTGCTTCAACTATTATCCCATTTGCATATGCACTCAGTGGGATTATGCAAAAAGATTTTAGCAATTGGTTAAAACCTGTATTGCCCTGGGCACTTTTTTCTGGCTTTATTTTGGGGACAGGAATTTTAATGGGTGGTGCCTGGGCCTATGAAGCTTTGAGCTTCGGTGGTTACTGGGCCTGGGATCCTGTTGAAAATATGTCATTGGTGCCATGGATTGTTTTAGTTGCAGGTATTCACACCAATTTAGTCGCAAAATCTACCGGGTTTTCTGTAGGCGCTACGATGAGCTTGTATTTCTTGTCTTTTATACTTGTTGTGTATTCTTCATTTTTAACACGAAGCGGAATATTAGGAGACAGCTCTGCACATGCTTTCACCCAAATGGGCTTGGAATGGCAATTAGTAATTTTTTGTGTTATCGTCAGTATAATTCCATTGGCTTACTTTATTTCCCGTTATAAACTTATTCCTCAAAAAGAAAACGAAGAACAATTTCATTCACGTGAATTTTGGATGTTTATTGGTAGTCTGGTTTTACTCTTTAGCGCATTGCTTATAAGTTTTACTACATCTATTCCAGTTTATAATAAAATTTTAGATCAATTTGGAAAATTATTAAATATTTCAATGGAATCCTGGCACAGAAGCCCTCCCCTTGAACCCATTAAACATCACAACCAATACCAACTTTGGATTGGAGTTTTAGTTGCTGTGCTTTCTTCAGTATCCATCTATTTGCGTTATTTAGGGGATCGAAGTTTAAAATTAGGTAAATCATTTTTGATTCGTATTTCCTTGTGTCTTGTAATTGCTTGCATACTGAGTTGGATCAGTTTGTATTCGTTTGATAAATTACACTGGAGTCACTTAATTTTATTAGGTGCTGCCTGGTTTGCTATCTGCAGTTCAGCTTTGTATTTAATTCATAGCATCCGATTTAATCCAATGCAATCCGCATTGGTTTGTTCACATGGTGGATTTGGAATTTTATTACTTGGTATTTTATTTACAGGTATTAATAAGCGTATTATTTCAACAAATGAATTTGCCCAGCGAGACCTTTTAGAAAATTGGTCTGAAGATGATATTTCAAAACATCTTACTTTAATTAAAAACGAAAAAATGTTTATGAATGGGTATTGGGTAAATTATTCGTCCGATACCTTTATTAATAAGAGCAGAATCTATGAACTTGATTTCTGGAAAGAAGATTCGTTAAACAATAAAATTGAACAGTTCAAATTACATCCAGAGGTTCAATATGACAATAAATTGACAAAAGTAGCTGCTGCCAATCCATCCACTAAACATTATTTAAATCGCGATGTATTTTCATTGATCGCACAAATTCCACAGACACAAACGGATGTAGAAGCGGCAAAACAGGCAGAAGACAGTTTAAAATACGAATTGTATTTTTGTAAATTAAAGGATACCATCTATACAAAGAATCATTTTATTATATTAGATAGCATCTTAAATGATTTTTCCGCCAAGGATTTTGAATTTAAATCCGGAGACCAGAAGCTTCAATTTCAATTAAAAATTAAAAACCTGGAGGACAAGGAATCAAAAATTGCCAGTCCCGGAATTCTGTTCAGACAAAATCTGGTCTATAAATTTCCTTTTCAATTGGATGCGTATCGGGTTCGGATTCAAATTCCGGATACAGTTTACGATTTAGTAAATCCAAGATGGGAGGACATTAAATTTGAGAAGCTCAGTTTAAAAAAGGGTCAACAAGCAACTATCGGGGATGGAAAATATCTTAAGCTCAATACCATCAGCAGAGACATAGATCCTGAAATATATGTACCCAAAGAGGACGAGATCGCAGTTGCTGCTGAAATTGAATTTCATGATGGAATGAAACAGGTATTATTGAAACCAATCTACCTGATAAAAGGAAATCAAATTGTATCGATGCCGGTAAGTGCCATTCATCCCGGAATTACACTTCGCTTTTCAAAAATAAATCCACAGACAGAAGAAATGGGATTTGAATATTCAATTCATCCAAATCTGAATACAATGAAATTGCCTTTAATGATTGCTGAAAATGCTGCACGCAATGATTTTATTGTAATTCAGGTTATTGAATTCCCATGGATTAATCTGGTATGGTTTGGAAGCATCCTGATGCTTTCGGGTATGCTTTTAGCATCCTATACGAAACGCAAAAACAAGCGCGATGCCCTTTGA
- the mutS gene encoding DNA mismatch repair protein MutS, with protein MTPLMEQYYTMKAKHPDAILLYRVGDFYETFGEDAITTSKVLGIVLTKRNNGGSDIELAGFPYHSLDAYLPKLVRAGYRVAICEQLEKPSKGKKIVKRGITDVITPGITYDDKLLDHRKNNFLAALYIDVNGIGISLADVSTGEFYLSQGPLEYIQKLLESFQPSEIILARSKTGFFDANFNEHYYTYPLEDWIFQLDFSREKLLRHFNVSSLKGFGVDEYLSGQIAAGAIIYYLELTETKNPNHLSHISRLASDEFVWMDRFTIKNLELIDSLHPEGKSLLNILDHSLTPMGSRLMRKWIVMPLLQIERIERRHQMVDSFLKAVDLEDDLFQTLNHFGDLERLVSKIPLRRINPREINHILKSLLKLLPLRAILQQHESTGLKLLAEKIQECASLAQLISGQLHPDAPNQINKGGIFIEGFSKELDELKYILHHSKDLLLEIQKKEILNTGITNLKIGYNSVFGYFLEVTNKFKNQGLVPDHWVRKQTMSTGERYVTDELKKLEVKILGAEERIIQLEEELFEKLVDQLQEYLIPLQQNAYVIAEVDVLFSFARTAKTNAYCKPQVDDSQIIDIKDGRHPVIERQMISGETYIPNDIYLDSDQQQILMITGPNMSGKSAILRQTALIALMAQIGSFVPAREVTLGYIDRVFTRVGASDNISSGESTFMVEMNETSSILNNLSNRSLILLDEIGRGTSTYDGISLAWAIAEYLHEIPERRAKTLFATHYHELNELSAYLPRIKNFHVATQELNKKVLFLRKLMPGGSEHSFGIHVAQMAGMPQAVLQRAEEILSDLEEKRGNQEHIVISENTRKSSIQMQETPTNSHKELVDLLKSLDIQTMTPIDCMMKLIELKKKL; from the coding sequence ATGACTCCATTGATGGAGCAGTATTACACGATGAAGGCAAAGCATCCAGATGCGATCCTTTTATATCGAGTGGGCGACTTTTATGAAACATTTGGAGAAGATGCAATTACAACATCCAAAGTCCTGGGGATCGTTTTAACCAAAAGAAACAATGGTGGCTCTGATATCGAGTTGGCAGGTTTTCCCTACCATTCCTTGGATGCATACCTTCCTAAATTGGTTCGGGCTGGCTATCGGGTTGCGATCTGCGAACAATTAGAAAAGCCTAGTAAAGGCAAAAAAATAGTCAAAAGAGGAATAACTGATGTCATCACCCCGGGAATTACCTATGATGATAAATTACTTGACCACAGAAAAAATAATTTTCTTGCAGCTTTATATATTGACGTCAATGGAATTGGCATTTCACTTGCGGATGTTTCAACCGGAGAGTTCTATTTATCCCAGGGACCTTTAGAATATATACAAAAGCTTCTGGAAAGCTTTCAGCCTTCCGAAATTATTCTAGCAAGATCAAAAACCGGATTTTTCGATGCAAATTTTAATGAACATTACTATACCTATCCATTAGAAGACTGGATCTTTCAATTAGATTTTTCAAGAGAAAAATTATTGAGACATTTTAATGTAAGCAGTCTAAAAGGCTTTGGTGTTGATGAATATCTATCAGGTCAAATAGCCGCAGGGGCAATCATTTATTATCTTGAATTGACCGAAACTAAAAACCCAAATCATTTATCGCACATCAGTCGCTTGGCGAGTGATGAATTTGTATGGATGGATCGGTTTACTATAAAAAACCTGGAACTGATTGATTCACTTCATCCGGAGGGAAAGAGCTTATTAAATATATTGGACCATAGCCTGACGCCTATGGGCTCCAGATTGATGCGAAAATGGATCGTAATGCCTTTGTTGCAAATTGAGCGAATTGAAAGAAGGCATCAAATGGTTGATTCCTTTTTAAAAGCAGTCGACTTGGAAGATGATTTGTTTCAAACTTTAAATCATTTTGGTGATCTGGAAAGGTTGGTTTCAAAAATTCCACTTAGGCGAATCAATCCCAGAGAAATTAATCACATACTAAAAAGCCTGTTAAAACTTTTACCACTTCGTGCTATTTTGCAACAACATGAAAGTACAGGTTTAAAATTACTTGCTGAAAAGATTCAGGAATGCGCCAGCCTGGCACAACTAATTTCCGGACAACTGCATCCAGATGCACCCAATCAAATAAATAAAGGAGGTATTTTTATTGAGGGCTTTTCGAAAGAGCTGGATGAATTAAAATACATTTTACATCACAGCAAAGATTTACTTTTAGAAATTCAGAAAAAAGAAATCCTCAACACCGGGATTACTAATTTAAAAATAGGTTATAACTCTGTATTTGGCTATTTCCTGGAAGTAACTAATAAATTTAAAAACCAAGGGCTCGTCCCAGATCATTGGGTTCGCAAGCAAACCATGTCCACAGGGGAACGCTATGTCACAGATGAATTAAAAAAACTTGAAGTAAAGATTCTTGGTGCTGAAGAACGTATCATTCAATTAGAGGAAGAATTATTTGAAAAATTAGTGGACCAGTTGCAGGAGTATTTAATTCCATTACAGCAAAACGCATATGTTATTGCTGAAGTGGATGTCTTGTTTTCATTTGCCAGAACTGCTAAAACCAATGCATATTGCAAGCCTCAGGTTGATGACAGTCAAATAATAGATATTAAAGACGGTCGGCATCCGGTTATTGAAAGGCAAATGATAAGTGGTGAAACTTACATTCCAAATGATATTTACCTGGATTCAGATCAACAACAAATTCTGATGATAACCGGTCCAAACATGTCAGGAAAGTCTGCCATCTTGCGACAAACAGCGCTGATTGCTCTTATGGCTCAAATTGGTTCCTTTGTTCCTGCTCGTGAAGTTACTTTGGGATATATCGATCGTGTTTTTACACGAGTAGGCGCAAGTGACAATATTTCTTCCGGAGAATCCACCTTTATGGTAGAAATGAATGAAACTTCTTCCATTTTAAATAATCTATCAAACCGATCGCTCATCTTACTGGATGAAATTGGACGAGGTACCAGTACTTATGATGGCATTTCATTAGCCTGGGCAATCGCAGAATATTTGCATGAAATTCCAGAGCGAAGAGCTAAAACTTTGTTTGCCACACACTATCATGAATTAAATGAATTGAGTGCTTACTTACCAAGAATTAAAAATTTTCATGTTGCCACTCAAGAGTTAAATAAAAAAGTGCTTTTTCTTCGTAAATTAATGCCAGGTGGCAGTGAACACTCCTTTGGAATTCATGTAGCTCAAATGGCCGGAATGCCGCAAGCCGTTTTACAACGTGCTGAAGAAATTCTCAGCGACCTGGAAGAAAAACGGGGCAACCAGGAACACATAGTAATTTCAGAAAACACCCGGAAATCAAGCATTCAAATGCAAGAAACTCCTACAAATTCGCACAAAGAATTAGTTGATTTATTGAAATCACTTGACATACAAACCATGACTCCCATCGACTGTATGATGAAATTGATTGAACTAAAAAAGAAGCTCTAA
- the ffh gene encoding signal recognition particle protein, with translation MFESLNERLESALKTIKGEARLTELNIAESIKEIRRALVEADVNYRIAKDFTDKIKDQALGTKNVLNAVKPGELMVKIVMDELVELMGGQAAGLNLNGNPAVVLIAGLQGSGKTTFSGKLALFLKSKKNKKILLTACDVYRPAAIDQLTVLAEQVGVEIFKDLEQKDPVRIAKNAIEYARNQKIDIVIVDTAGRTSVDEEMMDEIERIKQNIQPSETLFVVDSMTGQDAVNTAQAFHNRIQYDGVVLTKMDGDTRGGAALSIKYTIGKPIKFVSMGEKMETLDVFYPERMAQRILGMGDIVSLVEKAQEQFDETEAKKIEKKIKQNKFDFNDFVIQLQQIKKMGDLKSLLGMIPGAGKMLKDVNIDDKAFGKVEAIIQSMTPQERANPELLNMSRKNRIAAGSGKTIHEVNAFIKQFEEMRKMMFMFSKGQGMGNMMNQMRNMRR, from the coding sequence ATGTTTGAAAGTTTAAATGAACGATTGGAATCGGCCCTTAAAACCATCAAAGGGGAGGCCAGGTTAACGGAGTTAAATATCGCGGAATCCATTAAAGAAATTCGAAGGGCATTGGTGGAAGCCGATGTGAATTACCGGATTGCTAAAGATTTTACTGATAAAATTAAGGATCAGGCATTAGGTACAAAAAATGTACTAAATGCGGTCAAGCCAGGTGAATTGATGGTTAAAATTGTGATGGATGAACTGGTAGAACTAATGGGGGGGCAGGCTGCGGGTTTAAATTTAAATGGGAATCCGGCAGTTGTTTTGATAGCGGGTCTTCAAGGATCTGGTAAAACTACATTTTCTGGAAAATTAGCCTTGTTTTTAAAATCAAAGAAAAACAAGAAAATCCTTTTGACAGCCTGCGATGTGTATCGCCCGGCGGCTATCGATCAATTGACTGTATTGGCAGAACAGGTTGGGGTAGAAATCTTTAAGGATCTTGAACAGAAAGATCCTGTTCGAATTGCTAAAAATGCGATTGAATATGCACGCAATCAAAAGATTGATATTGTAATAGTGGATACTGCAGGTCGAACCTCCGTCGATGAAGAAATGATGGATGAAATCGAACGCATTAAGCAGAATATTCAGCCATCAGAGACTTTATTTGTAGTGGACTCCATGACGGGTCAGGATGCTGTAAATACTGCTCAGGCATTTCATAATCGCATCCAGTACGATGGAGTTGTTCTGACCAAAATGGATGGCGATACGCGTGGGGGAGCGGCATTATCAATTAAATATACCATAGGCAAACCCATCAAGTTTGTCTCTATGGGGGAAAAAATGGAAACCCTCGATGTGTTTTATCCCGAAAGGATGGCTCAACGGATTTTGGGAATGGGGGACATTGTTAGTTTGGTTGAAAAAGCCCAGGAACAGTTTGATGAAACCGAAGCAAAGAAAATTGAAAAGAAAATCAAACAAAATAAATTTGATTTTAACGACTTCGTAATTCAACTGCAACAGATTAAAAAAATGGGAGATTTAAAAAGTCTCCTTGGCATGATTCCCGGTGCCGGTAAAATGTTAAAGGATGTCAATATTGATGACAAAGCGTTTGGAAAAGTAGAGGCAATTATTCAGTCAATGACCCCACAAGAGCGAGCCAATCCGGAATTGTTAAACATGTCGCGAAAAAATCGGATTGCGGCAGGTAGCGGTAAAACCATTCACGAAGTAAATGCCTTCATCAAGCAATTTGAGGAAATGCGAAAAATGATGTTTATGTTTTCAAAAGGTCAGGGAATGGGGAATATGATGAACCAGATGCGGAATATGAGGCGATAA